One part of the Lytechinus pictus isolate F3 Inbred chromosome 3, Lp3.0, whole genome shotgun sequence genome encodes these proteins:
- the LOC129256066 gene encoding uncharacterized protein LOC129256066 has product MACPTSLLVVTLLILGMVASNPAAVVVPIEASGFTRIMATGPKSPYELPLRSSIIPPFILTATDIDRIDGDQDGRVTDEEWRRVFIILLALYDSDGDGTLSISEFQAHNLTPPDPTTRLIPPPSKQKNALIDFKGQLGREHDHLNRKKEQMNRQRDRNNPRHHHRDRQEQRMQPWNGRP; this is encoded by the exons ATGGCTTGCCCGACATCCCTATTAGTGGTGACATTACTCATCCTCGGTATGGTTGCGTCTAATCCCGCTGCCGTTGTCGTGCCGATAGAAGCATCCGGGTTTACACGTATTATGGCTACTGGACCAAAATCACCTTAT GAGCTTCCTCTTCGATCTAG CATTATTCCTCCTTTCATACTTACTGCTACCGATATTGATCGTATCGATGGTGATCAAGATGGACGAGTGACCGATGAAGAATGGAGACGAGTCTTTATCATACTTCTTGCTCTCTACGATTCAGATG gAGACGGGACATTGTCCATTTCAGAGTTCCAGGCTCACAACTTGACTCCACCTGACCCTACTACTCGCCTGATCCCACCCCCATCCAAGCAAAAGAATGCATTAATAGACTTCAAAGGTCAGCTTGGACGCGAACACGATCATCTAAACAGAAAGAAGGAACAGATGAATCGACAACGAGATCGAAACAATCCCCGACATCATCATCGTGATCGACAAGAGCAAAGGATGCAACCATGGAATGGAAGGCCATAA